One genomic region from Ammospiza caudacuta isolate bAmmCau1 chromosome 1, bAmmCau1.pri, whole genome shotgun sequence encodes:
- the CREM gene encoding cAMP-responsive element modulator isoform X11, with product MLSSGRGAAESCVQKLIMAVTGDETAATGDMPAYQIRTPTTTLPQGVVMAASPGTLHSPQQMAEEATRKRELRLLKNREAAKECRRRKKEYIKCLESRVAVLEVQNKKLIQELETLKDICSSKTD from the exons ATGCTGAGCTCTGGtagaggagcagcagaatcGTGTGTGCAGAAGTTGATCATGGCTGTGACAGGAGATGAAACAG CTGCCACTGGAGACATGCCAGCTTACCAGATCCGAACTCCCACAACCACCTTACCTCAGGGAGTGGTGATGGCAGCCTCGCCAGGGACGCTGCACAGCCCTCAGCAAATGGCAGAAGAGGCCACACGCAAGAGAGAGCTGAGACTTTTGAAAAATAG GGAAGCTGCTAAAGAATGTCGACGTCGGAAGAAAGAATACATAAAATGTCTGGAGAGTCGTGTTGCAGTGCTAGAAGTTCAGAACAAGAAACTTATACAGGAGCTTGAAACCCTAAAAGACATTTGCTCTTCCAAAACAGAttag
- the CREM gene encoding cAMP-responsive element modulator isoform X10, giving the protein MLSSGRGAAESCVQKLIMAVTGDETAATGDMPAYQIRTPTTTLPQGVVMAASPGTLHSPQQMAEEATRKRELRLLKNREAARECRRKKKEYVKCLENRVAVLENQNKTLIEELKALKDLYCHKAE; this is encoded by the exons ATGCTGAGCTCTGGtagaggagcagcagaatcGTGTGTGCAGAAGTTGATCATGGCTGTGACAGGAGATGAAACAG CTGCCACTGGAGACATGCCAGCTTACCAGATCCGAACTCCCACAACCACCTTACCTCAGGGAGTGGTGATGGCAGCCTCGCCAGGGACGCTGCACAGCCCTCAGCAAATGGCAGAAGAGGCCACACGCAAGAGAGAGCTGAGACTTTTGAAAAATAG GGAAGCTGCCAGAGAATGTcgcagaaagaagaaagaatatgTCAAATGTCTTGAAAATCGTGTGGCTGTGcttgaaaaccaaaacaagactCTCATTGAGGAACTCAAGGCCCTCAAAGATCTTTATTGTCATAAAGCAGAATAA
- the CREM gene encoding cAMP-responsive element modulator isoform X12: MPAYQIRTPTTTLPQGVVMAASPGTLHSPQQMAEEATRKRELRLLKNREAARECRRKKKEYVKCLENRVAVLENQNKTLIEELKALKDLYCHKAE, translated from the exons ATGCCAGCTTACCAGATCCGAACTCCCACAACCACCTTACCTCAGGGAGTGGTGATGGCAGCCTCGCCAGGGACGCTGCACAGCCCTCAGCAAATGGCAGAAGAGGCCACACGCAAGAGAGAGCTGAGACTTTTGAAAAATAG GGAAGCTGCCAGAGAATGTcgcagaaagaagaaagaatatgTCAAATGTCTTGAAAATCGTGTGGCTGTGcttgaaaaccaaaacaagactCTCATTGAGGAACTCAAGGCCCTCAAAGATCTTTATTGTCATAAAGCAGAATAA